From Methanocellales archaeon, a single genomic window includes:
- the cdhB gene encoding CO dehydrogenase/acetyl-CoA synthase complex subunit epsilon gives MAAEPWQRYEVPGPVKAAVIKKPEMVSILLKKAKKPIFIVGHEAAEIDLEGKKPIDQIIRIARAADIPVVTTAHAMAEFLKRGFKPAASMTSMDIGNRLTDPTWSVSGEDEPHDLALILGMTYYVGFVIEAGLKSFAFDHLKTVSLDRYYQPHCNWSFPNLSIEEWSGYLTIIAQEMENK, from the coding sequence ATGGCAGCTGAACCTTGGCAGAGATACGAAGTTCCAGGACCCGTAAAAGCTGCGGTGATCAAAAAGCCCGAGATGGTCTCTATCCTGTTGAAGAAGGCGAAAAAACCTATTTTCATTGTGGGGCACGAAGCAGCCGAGATAGACTTGGAGGGCAAAAAGCCGATAGATCAAATCATTCGAATTGCAAGAGCCGCCGATATTCCTGTGGTTACGACAGCCCATGCGATGGCAGAGTTTCTGAAGAGGGGCTTTAAGCCAGCTGCTTCGATGACTTCCATGGATATCGGCAATCGGCTCACGGACCCAACGTGGAGCGTCTCTGGTGAGGATGAGCCCCACGACTTAGCTTTGATCCTCGGAATGACCTATTATGTGGGTTTTGTGATTGAGGCAGGGCTCAAGTCCTTTGCTTTCGACCATCTGAAGACGGTGTCCCTAGATAGATACTATCAGCCACACTGCAACTGGTCCTTCCCGAATCTTTCAATCGAGGAGTGGAGTGGATATTTAACCATAATTGCACAGGAGATGGAGAATAAATGA
- the cdhA gene encoding CO dehydrogenase/acetyl-CoA synthase complex subunit alpha: MKKARFKVDELESDIFKITGLEATVGAFYEEWEEAPGPTPMPDISTFRDWDRILLNKYKPFYLPLCDLCCLCTMGKCDLSKGKKGACGLDMAAQQSRIVLLSCAIGAATHAGHGRHMVEELVSKFGSDYPLDVGGLSVLVEAPHTRLVTGIKPRTLGDLEDVLDYVEKEITHLLSCCHTGQEGDNIDFESKAFHAGMIDHVGMEICDLAQISALNFPKADPEASMVDVGMGSIDITKPVILVIGHNVPPAAAIFDYMEDGGLEDSIELAGICCTALDLTRYTNKAKIAGPLSHQLRFVRSGIADVIVVDEQCIRADILDEAKKVKAPLISTHYKNFQGLPNRTEDPTDEIVSDMVEGRSPGVVILDSDKAGEVAVRVAMGVFPKRKKSGIIPEESEIIEYATKCTKCLSCQRVCPNYLPLPEAMEAAAKGNLQPLSDLYESCIGCGRCEGEGVCPNELKLHSIIIGASRSKIKEERFKVRVGRGAISDTEIRRVGGPIVMGEIPGVIGIVGCSNYPGSWKDNAIMIEEFLKRRFIVTTTGCAAMNIGMYKNEDGLSLYEAYSGAFDAGGLVNCGSCVSNPHISGAAIKIASIFAKRKLNSNYEEIADYIHNRVGAVGISWGAMSQKASSIASGFWRLGIPVIVGPHGSKYRRALLGRKDKEENWYVIDARTGKRVYTGPAPEHLFISVETKEEAMTLIPKLCIRPNDTTKGRSIKLNHYIDLHKRFYGAMPDDIQLFVRTMADIPITMKDEILEILKEKGWKESEVPAPDPTLLPRLVRKKGDGNGS, encoded by the coding sequence AGCTGGAAAGCGACATCTTTAAGATAACGGGTCTGGAGGCCACCGTTGGAGCCTTTTATGAAGAATGGGAAGAAGCCCCTGGGCCCACACCCATGCCTGACATCTCAACATTCAGAGATTGGGATCGCATACTTTTGAACAAGTATAAGCCATTCTACTTGCCGTTATGCGATCTCTGTTGCCTGTGCACCATGGGGAAGTGCGATCTGAGCAAGGGAAAAAAGGGTGCCTGCGGACTGGACATGGCAGCGCAGCAATCGAGAATAGTTCTGCTTTCATGTGCCATAGGGGCCGCAACCCATGCAGGCCATGGCAGGCACATGGTAGAGGAGCTGGTAAGCAAATTCGGCAGCGATTATCCGCTTGACGTTGGTGGATTATCCGTGCTTGTGGAGGCACCGCACACCCGCCTGGTCACTGGCATAAAGCCCAGGACACTTGGTGACCTCGAGGATGTTCTCGATTACGTCGAAAAAGAGATAACCCACTTGCTTTCCTGTTGCCATACGGGACAGGAGGGGGATAACATAGATTTCGAGTCAAAGGCGTTTCATGCAGGCATGATCGATCATGTTGGCATGGAGATCTGCGATTTGGCGCAAATATCCGCCTTAAATTTCCCAAAGGCGGACCCTGAAGCATCAATGGTGGACGTGGGGATGGGGAGCATTGATATAACTAAGCCTGTCATTTTGGTGATAGGGCACAACGTCCCTCCGGCAGCCGCGATATTTGACTACATGGAGGATGGCGGGTTGGAGGATAGCATAGAGCTCGCTGGCATATGCTGCACTGCACTTGATTTAACCAGATATACGAATAAGGCGAAGATAGCTGGCCCCCTCTCCCATCAACTGCGTTTCGTCAGATCGGGTATAGCAGACGTGATAGTGGTTGATGAGCAATGCATCCGTGCCGACATACTGGACGAAGCCAAGAAGGTCAAGGCACCCCTCATCTCAACACATTACAAGAATTTCCAAGGGCTGCCGAACCGCACCGAAGACCCCACAGATGAAATAGTGAGCGACATGGTGGAGGGCAGAAGCCCGGGCGTAGTCATCCTAGACTCGGATAAGGCTGGAGAGGTAGCTGTCAGGGTTGCCATGGGTGTATTCCCCAAGCGGAAAAAGTCAGGCATCATCCCAGAAGAATCTGAGATAATTGAATATGCTACGAAATGTACAAAATGCCTCAGCTGTCAACGGGTTTGCCCGAATTATTTGCCCCTTCCGGAAGCCATGGAAGCGGCAGCCAAAGGAAACCTTCAGCCGCTATCAGACTTATACGAGTCTTGTATAGGCTGTGGACGTTGCGAGGGGGAGGGGGTTTGCCCCAACGAGCTGAAGCTCCACTCCATCATAATAGGCGCCTCCAGGTCAAAAATTAAGGAGGAGAGATTCAAGGTCAGAGTGGGCAGGGGCGCCATATCGGATACGGAAATAAGAAGGGTGGGCGGCCCAATAGTCATGGGAGAGATACCAGGCGTGATCGGAATCGTCGGCTGCTCCAATTATCCCGGCAGTTGGAAGGATAACGCCATCATGATCGAAGAATTCCTAAAAAGGCGATTCATCGTGACCACCACCGGCTGCGCAGCTATGAACATAGGTATGTACAAAAACGAGGACGGACTTAGCCTCTATGAAGCCTATTCAGGTGCATTTGATGCGGGAGGTCTCGTAAACTGTGGCTCCTGCGTTTCCAACCCTCACATCTCAGGAGCTGCCATCAAAATTGCAAGCATTTTCGCCAAGCGGAAGCTTAACTCGAATTATGAGGAAATTGCTGATTACATACACAATCGGGTGGGTGCTGTGGGCATATCCTGGGGAGCCATGTCTCAAAAAGCCTCTTCCATAGCCAGCGGCTTCTGGAGGCTGGGCATACCTGTAATCGTAGGACCGCACGGCTCCAAGTATAGGCGAGCATTGCTGGGAAGGAAGGATAAAGAGGAGAATTGGTATGTCATCGACGCTCGCACAGGGAAGCGCGTGTATACGGGTCCGGCACCTGAGCACCTCTTCATCTCCGTGGAGACGAAGGAGGAAGCTATGACTTTAATACCAAAGCTTTGCATTAGGCCTAACGACACGACGAAGGGCAGATCAATAAAGCTAAACCATTATATAGACCTGCATAAACGCTTTTATGGAGCCATGCCAGATGACATTCAGTTATTTGTACGTACCATGGCAGACATCCCCATAACCATGAAGGATGAAATATTGGAGATCTTGAAGGAAAAGGGCTGGAAAGAGAGCGAAGTCCCTGCTCCGGATCCAACGCTATTACCAAGACTTGTAAGAAAGAAGGGGGATGGCAATGGCAGCTGA
- the acsC gene encoding acetyl-CoA decarbonylase/synthase complex subunit gamma — protein MAKKIGPLDIYNYLPKTNCGECGEKTCMAFASQLIERAVKLEDCPTLKQPNFAEKYHSLKEMLAPGVKEVIVGVGDKAVKTGGEEIIFRHELTYFNKTAIALDVHDEMNDEELVERVRYVNDFCFKRIGEELKLDIIAIRSTSNDPDRFAQCVSKVLGEAKKPLILCSWTPSVLEEGLKVAGHERPLIYAATRDTWEEVGRLAVKYNCPVVAFADDDMAELKSVVKALESVGAEDIVLDPGSHVEGKYLANTFGNFVASRRAAIWNGDIGYPLLGVPATVWLSGGDASKEAMIAAIMIDKYADLIILHTPEIWALLPVITLRQNIYTDPRKPVAVEAGLRRFGDPDENAPVLMTTNFALTYYTVASDLESAGVDCYLLVIDTEGLGVEASVAGGKLDAFKAKEAIKNSGVEKEVIHRKIIIPGFSSRISGDLEIQSGWEVLVGPRDSSGIEDFIEKKWSGQA, from the coding sequence ATGGCCAAGAAGATCGGACCGCTGGACATCTACAACTACTTGCCGAAAACAAACTGCGGAGAGTGCGGCGAAAAAACTTGCATGGCTTTTGCTTCGCAACTCATAGAAAGAGCCGTCAAGCTTGAGGACTGCCCTACGCTGAAGCAACCGAATTTTGCTGAGAAATACCATAGCCTGAAAGAAATGCTTGCTCCGGGCGTTAAAGAGGTGATCGTCGGCGTTGGAGATAAGGCGGTCAAGACTGGCGGGGAGGAGATCATCTTTCGACATGAACTTACATATTTCAACAAGACCGCCATTGCCTTGGATGTTCATGATGAGATGAATGATGAGGAGTTAGTAGAGAGGGTCAGATATGTTAACGATTTTTGCTTCAAGCGAATAGGCGAAGAACTAAAACTGGATATTATTGCCATTCGATCAACATCAAACGACCCAGATAGATTTGCCCAATGCGTATCAAAAGTGTTGGGTGAGGCGAAAAAACCGCTGATACTATGCTCTTGGACTCCCTCTGTGCTGGAGGAGGGTTTAAAGGTCGCGGGACATGAGAGGCCGCTAATCTATGCAGCGACCAGGGATACGTGGGAAGAGGTCGGAAGGCTGGCTGTGAAATACAATTGTCCCGTGGTGGCTTTTGCCGATGACGATATGGCAGAACTAAAGTCGGTGGTAAAAGCCCTGGAATCCGTGGGAGCAGAGGATATAGTCCTCGACCCGGGATCACATGTGGAGGGTAAATACCTTGCGAACACATTTGGTAATTTTGTGGCATCGAGGAGGGCAGCCATTTGGAACGGGGATATCGGGTATCCTTTGTTGGGAGTGCCGGCCACCGTCTGGCTGAGTGGGGGAGATGCTTCCAAAGAGGCCATGATCGCTGCGATCATGATAGACAAATATGCTGACCTCATAATTCTCCATACGCCAGAAATATGGGCTTTGCTCCCGGTCATCACCTTGAGACAAAACATCTACACTGATCCGAGAAAGCCGGTTGCAGTCGAAGCAGGGTTAAGGAGGTTTGGCGATCCTGATGAGAATGCACCTGTCCTTATGACCACGAACTTTGCTCTAACTTATTACACTGTCGCATCAGACCTGGAGTCGGCAGGCGTCGATTGCTATCTTTTGGTGATCGATACGGAGGGATTGGGCGTTGAAGCCTCGGTCGCAGGTGGGAAATTGGATGCTTTCAAGGCAAAGGAAGCCATCAAAAACAGTGGAGTCGAGAAAGAGGTTATACACAGAAAGATCATAATACCTGGATTTTCTTCCCGAATCAGTGGGGACCTGGAGATTCAGAGCGGCTGGGAGGTTTTGGTCGGCCCCAGGGATTCCTCAGGCATAGAGGATTTCATCGAAAAGAAGTGGAGTGGACAAGCCTAG
- a CDS encoding ASKHA domain-containing protein, which translates to MEIVFQPDGKRVRVDKGTTIMEAAVTAGIPLETVCGGKGICGKCKVRLIKGDSLGGDAKGDLVLACQTKLISDAVIEVPAGTRLLEQKILVGGVEKKIPLNPNVRKVYLKLAKPSLSDQKSDLSRITCALERKGIVLGNVSLDFIRQLPIKLRNSDFKVTVILIGNDLVGMEEGDTTDKNYGISFDIGTTTVVGYLVDLNTGKEMAVASRMNPQVVYGEDVVSRIDFAKTEEGLRELNDKIIQAVNEIIDEVSVCTENIYEVSIVGNTCMLHLFLNITPTSLALSPYVSAFKDPVNIKASELGVKVNEKANIHVLPTIAGFVGADTIGVLLASQLDEGNDVRLAIDIGTNVEIALGSKEKVIACSAAAGPAFEGAKIRHGMRAAPGAIHRVVISDGVVYGKTIDNAMARGITGSGLVDAVAEMLKNRIISNSGKISDDPEIYALYGDRLVHEGGEAAFLLARGITVTQGDIRELQLAKGAIYAGINILMKDLGICDIKEILLAGAFGTSLPKENAQVIGLIPDIPLDRVKDIGNAAGVGSKMALISKNERLKAELLSEKVEYVELSGRKDFQDEFMDAMFFPHSNLDYFPNVARLVHSTSFR; encoded by the coding sequence ATGGAAATAGTTTTTCAGCCAGATGGGAAGAGAGTTCGGGTGGATAAGGGAACGACCATCATGGAAGCCGCTGTCACCGCAGGCATTCCTTTGGAGACGGTATGTGGTGGCAAGGGAATCTGTGGCAAATGTAAGGTCAGGCTGATCAAGGGCGATTCTCTGGGAGGAGATGCCAAAGGGGATCTCGTGTTGGCTTGTCAGACCAAACTAATCAGCGATGCAGTCATAGAGGTTCCAGCAGGTACAAGGCTTCTGGAGCAAAAAATACTCGTCGGGGGGGTGGAGAAAAAAATACCTCTCAACCCTAACGTGCGTAAGGTATATCTGAAACTGGCCAAGCCCTCCTTGAGCGATCAAAAATCGGATTTGAGCAGAATAACATGCGCTCTAGAAAGGAAGGGCATCGTTTTAGGGAATGTCAGTCTTGACTTCATAAGGCAACTTCCAATCAAGCTCAGGAACTCAGATTTCAAGGTCACGGTCATATTAATCGGCAATGATCTGGTGGGGATGGAAGAGGGAGATACGACCGACAAAAACTATGGCATTAGCTTCGACATAGGTACGACGACCGTTGTTGGTTACCTGGTTGACCTAAATACGGGCAAGGAGATGGCCGTTGCCTCAAGAATGAATCCCCAGGTGGTATATGGGGAGGACGTGGTATCAAGGATAGATTTTGCCAAGACCGAGGAGGGCCTGAGGGAGCTAAATGACAAGATCATCCAAGCTGTCAATGAGATAATCGATGAAGTCAGCGTTTGCACGGAAAACATCTATGAGGTAAGCATTGTTGGAAATACCTGCATGCTCCATCTGTTTCTGAACATAACCCCCACGAGCTTGGCCCTCTCGCCGTATGTTTCCGCTTTCAAGGATCCAGTTAACATAAAAGCAAGTGAGCTGGGGGTAAAGGTCAACGAAAAAGCGAATATACATGTTTTGCCAACCATAGCGGGTTTCGTTGGTGCCGACACCATTGGCGTATTGCTGGCATCTCAGCTGGATGAGGGAAATGACGTTAGGTTGGCGATAGATATCGGTACCAATGTAGAGATAGCTCTGGGGTCTAAGGAAAAGGTCATTGCCTGCTCTGCTGCAGCTGGTCCTGCATTTGAAGGGGCAAAAATCCGGCATGGAATGAGGGCTGCTCCGGGAGCGATACATAGGGTTGTCATTTCGGATGGCGTTGTCTATGGAAAAACGATCGATAATGCCATGGCGAGAGGCATAACCGGCTCTGGGCTTGTGGATGCCGTAGCTGAGATGTTGAAGAACCGTATCATTAGCAATAGTGGGAAGATTTCAGATGACCCGGAGATATATGCCTTGTATGGCGACAGGTTGGTTCACGAGGGGGGTGAGGCTGCGTTCCTCTTGGCTAGAGGCATTACTGTGACACAGGGCGACATCAGAGAGCTTCAACTGGCCAAAGGCGCCATCTATGCTGGTATCAATATATTGATGAAAGATCTAGGAATATGTGACATCAAAGAAATACTTCTGGCTGGAGCTTTTGGCACATCACTGCCCAAGGAAAATGCACAGGTGATTGGGCTGATCCCGGATATACCTCTGGACAGGGTGAAAGACATTGGTAATGCTGCAGGGGTGGGATCTAAGATGGCATTAATATCGAAAAATGAGCGATTAAAGGCAGAACTCCTGTCTGAAAAAGTGGAATACGTGGAATTATCCGGAAGAAAGGATTTCCAGGATGAGTTCATGGATGCCATGTTCTTCCCGCATTCAAACTTGGATTACTTTCCAAACGTTGCTAGGCTTGTCCACTCCACTTCTTTTCGATGA
- a CDS encoding AAA family ATPase, protein MGKIIAVSGKGGVGKTILASLLIRKLVRSGKKSILAIDADPDSNLPDALGVSVEKSLGDIREDLISKQSEFPPDYSKMAWLEAKIFEITAEMPSFDVIVMGKPEGPGCYCAVNHMLRDIIDSLPQSYDYTIIDAEAGLEHLSRRTTQGVDDMIVVTDMSIHGFKTAERIKNLSKELGIDFKHLYLVVNRVDPSHEKSISEKVKSTGLEFAGVIPEERDITEYNLVGKSLLDLPESSPAVRAVDEIAKKIRLV, encoded by the coding sequence ATGGGAAAGATAATCGCAGTTTCTGGGAAGGGAGGGGTAGGAAAGACGATACTTGCTTCGTTGCTAATCAGAAAATTGGTTAGGTCTGGTAAAAAAAGCATCTTGGCAATAGATGCAGACCCTGATTCCAATTTGCCTGATGCTCTGGGCGTATCAGTGGAAAAAAGCCTGGGGGATATAAGGGAGGATTTGATATCAAAGCAATCTGAATTCCCTCCCGATTACTCCAAGATGGCATGGTTGGAGGCCAAGATTTTTGAAATAACGGCCGAGATGCCCAGCTTTGATGTGATCGTTATGGGAAAGCCAGAAGGACCCGGGTGTTATTGTGCGGTAAACCACATGCTTCGAGACATTATAGATTCCTTACCTCAGAGCTATGATTACACCATCATCGATGCTGAAGCGGGATTGGAGCATTTAAGCAGAAGGACCACACAGGGCGTGGATGACATGATCGTGGTGACTGACATGTCAATACATGGCTTCAAGACTGCAGAGAGGATTAAAAATCTGTCCAAAGAGCTGGGGATAGACTTTAAACATTTGTATCTCGTGGTGAATAGGGTTGATCCTTCACATGAAAAATCGATATCAGAAAAAGTCAAATCCACCGGACTGGAGTTCGCGGGCGTGATACCGGAAGAGAGGGACATAACAGAATACAACCTTGTGGGCAAATCCCTGCTAGATTTACCTGAAAGCTCCCCGGCGGTAAGGGCTGTGGACGAGATAGCAAAAAAGATAAGACTCGTGTAA
- the cdhD gene encoding CO dehydrogenase/acetyl-CoA synthase subunit delta: protein MNALDLTELIKMLEKVEEIELENIDMIAGELGLILPRIASKPSIKKAEYRDLDFEIPLANFPGEVLEVELGATKANGGTRKNIIKVGGERTMPFYNFEALNPNEPVIAFDVFDTKIHLAGPVRRHFEDVLEDPAEWAKRCVKKYGAEMVTIHLISTDPAIKDTSAREAAKTVEDVLQAVKVPIMIGGSGNPDKDPEVLEKAAEAAAGERCVINSASMSLDYKRIAKACLDYGHVVLSWTSLDINDQKTLNKYLMDAGIKREDMIMDPTTAALGYGLEYSFTVMERIRLAALKGDKDLQMPIASGTTNAWGAREAWMENPEWGDREKRGPLWEAVTALTLCLAGSDLFMMMNPTAMQLFRDIIKCLCGFKEAGALDIKDWIGMR from the coding sequence ATGAACGCGCTTGATCTAACAGAGCTAATAAAGATGTTGGAGAAGGTAGAGGAAATAGAGCTTGAGAACATAGACATGATCGCTGGTGAACTTGGGCTCATACTCCCTAGGATAGCATCTAAGCCATCTATCAAAAAAGCGGAATATCGCGATCTGGATTTTGAGATCCCACTAGCAAATTTCCCTGGTGAGGTCCTTGAAGTGGAGCTGGGTGCGACAAAAGCCAACGGAGGGACCAGAAAAAACATTATAAAGGTCGGCGGGGAGAGAACGATGCCCTTCTATAATTTTGAGGCGCTCAATCCAAACGAGCCTGTGATCGCCTTTGATGTCTTCGACACGAAGATACATCTGGCAGGACCGGTCAGGAGGCACTTTGAGGATGTACTGGAAGACCCGGCAGAATGGGCTAAGAGATGCGTAAAGAAGTATGGTGCAGAAATGGTCACCATACATTTGATAAGCACCGATCCCGCCATAAAGGACACTTCCGCCCGGGAAGCCGCCAAGACCGTAGAAGATGTCCTTCAGGCGGTGAAGGTGCCGATAATGATAGGCGGCTCCGGCAATCCGGACAAAGACCCCGAAGTCTTAGAAAAGGCTGCAGAAGCAGCGGCTGGAGAGCGGTGCGTGATCAACTCCGCAAGTATGAGCCTGGATTACAAGAGGATTGCAAAAGCATGCTTAGATTATGGCCATGTCGTGTTGTCTTGGACATCCCTGGACATCAATGACCAGAAAACATTGAACAAATATTTGATGGATGCGGGCATAAAAAGGGAGGACATGATTATGGATCCAACCACTGCAGCTTTGGGTTATGGATTGGAGTATTCATTCACCGTCATGGAGAGGATCAGGTTGGCAGCCCTCAAAGGAGACAAAGATTTACAAATGCCCATAGCCTCTGGGACGACCAATGCCTGGGGCGCCAGAGAGGCGTGGATGGAAAACCCGGAATGGGGCGACCGTGAAAAAAGGGGCCCTTTATGGGAGGCTGTTACTGCACTGACGTTATGTCTTGCCGGGAGCGATCTGTTCATGATGATGAACCCCACTGCCATGCAATTATTTAGGGATATCATCAAATGTTTATGTGGCTTCAAAGAGGCGGGGGCGCTGGACATCAAAGACTGGATAGGCATGAGGTAG
- the cdhC gene encoding CO dehydrogenase/CO-methylating acetyl-CoA synthase complex subunit beta, with protein MSTSGMFADLPVDVGLAHEGERVRKPQMHVELGGPNVKEKFELLRVKGPEEVEDGKITLVGPDVPDLEEGGSFPFGIYIEVSGEKLEVEMEGVMERRIHDFCNYIEGFMHLNQRDSIWLRLDKTAVKKGLNLEVIGKALQRLFKSEMAIIEKIQITFITDPKEVKKKFQEALEIYEGRDARARGMTDDDVDVFYGCTLCQSFAPSHICVISAQRYANCGAISWFDGRAAAKVDPKGPVFEIPKGECLDDWKGEYEGINKIVSEKSLGEINRVQLYTAFGYPHTSCGCFEITTFYVPECDGLGVVHRDFRGQTPSGLTFGGIADSTGGGRQVDGFHGISFEYMRSPKFLQVDGGWNRIIWLPSEVKEKLKDYIPAELYDKIATENDAADIIALKEFLREKGHPVVERWVEAPPEVIEAQALEVMPVGTISGTPSGGITIILKNAKIHAEKVIIKKAK; from the coding sequence ATGAGCACATCAGGTATGTTTGCAGACCTCCCTGTTGATGTAGGGTTAGCCCATGAAGGGGAAAGGGTTCGAAAACCCCAAATGCATGTGGAGTTGGGGGGGCCCAACGTAAAAGAAAAATTCGAACTCTTGAGGGTTAAAGGCCCAGAAGAGGTAGAGGACGGAAAAATCACCCTAGTTGGTCCAGACGTCCCGGACCTGGAAGAAGGGGGCTCTTTTCCCTTTGGCATCTACATCGAGGTTTCAGGCGAGAAGCTGGAAGTGGAGATGGAAGGGGTCATGGAGCGACGCATACACGATTTCTGCAATTACATCGAAGGCTTCATGCATCTAAACCAGAGGGATAGCATCTGGTTGCGTTTGGATAAAACAGCAGTTAAGAAAGGATTAAACCTGGAGGTAATCGGAAAAGCCCTCCAGAGGTTGTTCAAAAGCGAGATGGCGATAATCGAAAAGATACAAATAACATTCATCACCGACCCGAAAGAAGTGAAGAAAAAGTTTCAGGAAGCACTCGAGATATACGAGGGGAGAGATGCAAGGGCAAGAGGCATGACGGATGATGACGTCGATGTTTTTTACGGTTGCACCCTTTGCCAATCCTTTGCACCCTCCCATATCTGCGTAATCTCCGCTCAAAGATATGCCAATTGCGGAGCCATAAGCTGGTTTGACGGAAGAGCGGCTGCGAAGGTGGATCCAAAGGGCCCGGTATTCGAAATACCCAAGGGAGAATGCCTGGATGACTGGAAAGGCGAATATGAGGGCATAAACAAAATCGTTTCCGAAAAGTCGCTTGGAGAGATAAACAGAGTGCAGCTGTATACAGCCTTCGGCTACCCCCATACATCCTGTGGCTGCTTTGAGATTACCACATTTTACGTTCCAGAATGCGATGGGCTGGGAGTTGTCCACAGGGATTTCAGAGGACAGACGCCAAGCGGATTAACGTTCGGAGGCATCGCAGATTCCACAGGAGGTGGAAGACAGGTAGATGGCTTCCATGGCATCTCATTCGAATACATGAGGTCGCCCAAGTTCTTGCAGGTAGACGGAGGATGGAATCGGATAATCTGGCTTCCAAGTGAAGTGAAAGAGAAGCTGAAAGATTACATACCAGCAGAGTTGTACGACAAGATCGCGACAGAAAATGACGCCGCAGACATCATAGCCCTAAAAGAATTTTTGAGGGAAAAAGGGCACCCGGTAGTTGAAAGGTGGGTTGAGGCACCTCCAGAGGTCATAGAAGCTCAGGCTCTTGAGGTCATGCCGGTTGGCACCATTTCGGGTACCCCTTCGGGAGGAATAACGATAATCCTGAAAAATGCAAAGATCCATGCTGAGAAAGTGATCATCAAAAAAGCGAAATGA